The following coding sequences are from one Acidimicrobiales bacterium window:
- a CDS encoding NlpC/P60 family protein, with amino-acid sequence MTPKAAAGPAARAAAAALAGPLDRWAQIVRRTMYAGCGCFVALVACAAAMLGVSGGQPQPDSGANTADIPSAVLAAYTNAADDTDIPWPILAGIGATQTNHGRTAPGETIQREQPDPTRPATTTTGGAVQTRLSPELVPPITTPGYGLYLIDGPTIVANPQHLDAASHAIAERLAQLVEAGARAANLDDDTIVGVFNTDTTNIPPRVWRVWVEAINNLPLTPAPDAAGAGSLGEAAMSRAARYAGYTPPETLAGPVGDVGATVPYATAFNTAGATTGIDPRMLAAVAQVESGFDLAVVSCEVTSPTGAEGVMQLEPGTAASLHVDPCDPAAAIAAAAQQLRGLHDRFGTWPIAWAAYNAGEGAVLRYGGIPPYPETRSYVQRVQAAWDQLRAQYPTPTVTPDASAAGCAPTGDTPGDAAIRAACTQLGVAYMWGGETAGQAMDCSGLTQWAWRQAGIAIARVTWDQMRDGTPIPNLEAAQPGDLLFFEGGAHVALYLGNSQMIHAPHTGDVVRIGPVYAPPFVIRRPA; translated from the coding sequence ATGACCCCAAAGGCCGCGGCCGGCCCCGCAGCGCGGGCCGCGGCCGCGGCGCTCGCCGGTCCGTTGGACCGATGGGCGCAGATCGTGCGCCGCACCATGTATGCGGGGTGCGGGTGCTTCGTCGCCCTGGTCGCTTGCGCCGCGGCGATGCTCGGCGTATCGGGCGGCCAACCACAACCCGACTCCGGAGCGAACACCGCGGACATTCCATCTGCCGTGCTCGCCGCGTACACGAACGCGGCCGATGACACCGACATCCCCTGGCCGATCCTGGCTGGCATCGGCGCCACCCAAACCAACCACGGCCGCACCGCGCCAGGCGAGACCATCCAACGCGAGCAGCCCGACCCGACCCGACCAGCCACCACGACCACCGGAGGGGCGGTCCAGACGCGGTTGTCGCCAGAGCTGGTGCCGCCGATCACCACACCCGGCTACGGCCTCTACCTCATCGACGGCCCCACCATCGTCGCCAACCCGCAGCACCTCGACGCAGCATCCCACGCGATCGCCGAGCGGCTCGCCCAGCTCGTCGAAGCCGGCGCCCGGGCCGCGAACCTCGACGACGACACCATCGTCGGCGTCTTCAACACCGACACCACCAACATTCCGCCGCGGGTGTGGCGGGTGTGGGTCGAGGCCATCAACAACCTGCCTCTCACCCCCGCACCCGACGCAGCCGGAGCGGGGAGTCTCGGCGAGGCTGCTATGAGCCGCGCTGCCCGCTACGCCGGCTACACCCCACCCGAAACCCTCGCCGGTCCGGTTGGGGACGTCGGCGCGACGGTCCCGTACGCCACCGCGTTCAACACCGCGGGCGCCACGACCGGTATCGACCCGCGGATGCTCGCCGCGGTCGCGCAGGTCGAATCCGGCTTCGACCTCGCCGTCGTCTCCTGCGAGGTCACCTCGCCAACCGGCGCCGAGGGCGTCATGCAACTCGAACCCGGCACCGCCGCGTCTCTGCATGTCGACCCATGCGACCCGGCCGCGGCGATCGCGGCCGCCGCGCAACAGCTGCGCGGCCTGCATGACAGATTCGGGACCTGGCCGATCGCGTGGGCCGCGTACAACGCCGGCGAAGGAGCCGTTCTCCGCTACGGCGGCATCCCGCCCTACCCCGAAACCCGCAGCTACGTGCAACGCGTCCAGGCCGCGTGGGACCAACTCCGCGCCCAATACCCAACCCCAACCGTCACCCCTGACGCGTCCGCCGCGGGCTGCGCACCCACCGGCGACACGCCCGGGGATGCGGCGATCCGGGCCGCGTGCACACAGCTCGGTGTCGCCTATATGTGGGGCGGCGAAACCGCCGGCCAAGCAATGGACTGCTCCGGGCTCACCCAATGGGCATGGCGCCAAGCCGGCATCGCGATCGCGCGCGTCACCTGGGACCAAATGCGCGACGGCACCCCAATTCCGAACCTCGAGGCCGCCCAGCCGGGTGACCTGTTGTTCTTCGAAGGCGGCGCGCACGTCGCCCTGTACCTCGGCAACAGCCAAATGATCCACGCCCCCCACACCGGCGACGTCGTCCGGATCGGTCCTGTGTACGCGCCGCCGTTCGTCATCCGCCGCCCCGCCTGA
- a CDS encoding ATP-binding protein: MRPAASAIVDHLVWTTSGSVWAYYTVDPLPWAHRSDDERLSVRHTIRSLLLGLPERAVLWGLHEQLDPAEVVGSMVDGVDLDTHPGWAAACGETLDGLAGCRLLRRLYLVGFRLPDTNRSRLAAAVGAASGSVEGAFGLPPRRPSRRDVEIRRRQAAAVVARLGNLELTPASTGRLRWLHARACRRGLAEPVFDPTWEPTATGEASGGSLVRLLDADFVEGGLADDVDRPRRARYVRVESEFGVSFQTFLCVAAMPAEFSFPGGAGEWWRELEEVPWPVEWCLRLRSVDNQQAQRKVRRQHRQLIAQVNEYDGEVTGAPESLAKAIDGIRAEGADLDANRAEREGQGTVVFALGADNLAELEDRAGALTAMFEPLDYGLGRPTGGQSDLFTAFLPGAGSPRVCRDYTQFMLSGSWAAGAPFTANPVGDPTGMLLGASVDAGIETPVLFDPAFGPAIGRSASIGVCGGLGGGKSYLAKRILWATVARGGQAVTVDRTQRGEYVALGAVIPGRTQVVELGATSDVCLDPMRIFATPAEREAVTLGFLTLLTGYGTQTVKGDILAEVAATVAARPDSHLADVIAELDGLVRRGDEPEAREIARRVRSQATRPGVQVAFGDGDRLWLDADFIVFHAAGLVLPDRDHMVQPQLRDQLPPEQIVNLALLYLVAAVQRHVCFADPSRFAVANFDEAHYLTASPQGEQLLTELVRDGRKHNAAASIQSQAPQDFPQRLTELLGPRFAFRQFGAAAEMAQRFMGLEPAAELTDKLSDETAMVSGRCLFRDVRGRLAMIQVATDPLAEVHAALETNPARPAGTAPRGHHAVDAPAAPIVFGHEPHLRQRTKGDAVAVGDRAGP; the protein is encoded by the coding sequence ATGCGCCCCGCCGCGTCAGCGATTGTCGACCATTTGGTGTGGACGACATCGGGCTCGGTTTGGGCGTACTACACGGTCGACCCGCTGCCCTGGGCCCACCGCTCAGACGACGAACGCCTGTCGGTCCGCCACACGATCCGGTCGCTCCTGCTCGGCCTGCCCGAGCGCGCCGTGTTGTGGGGGCTGCACGAACAATTGGACCCCGCAGAGGTCGTTGGGTCGATGGTCGATGGCGTCGACCTGGACACCCACCCCGGGTGGGCGGCGGCGTGCGGCGAGACCCTCGATGGTCTGGCGGGCTGCCGGTTGCTGCGCCGCCTCTACCTGGTCGGCTTCCGACTGCCGGACACGAACCGCTCCCGCCTTGCCGCCGCGGTAGGTGCGGCGTCGGGGTCGGTTGAGGGTGCGTTCGGCCTGCCGCCGCGCCGACCATCGCGCCGCGATGTCGAGATCCGTAGACGCCAGGCCGCGGCGGTGGTGGCGCGGCTCGGCAACCTTGAGCTGACCCCGGCGTCGACCGGCCGGTTGCGGTGGCTGCATGCTCGGGCGTGTCGCCGCGGTCTCGCGGAGCCGGTGTTCGACCCGACCTGGGAACCCACCGCCACCGGTGAGGCGAGCGGCGGGTCGTTGGTCCGCCTGTTGGACGCCGACTTCGTCGAAGGCGGCCTCGCCGACGACGTGGATCGGCCGCGGCGGGCTCGGTATGTGCGGGTGGAGTCCGAGTTCGGGGTGTCGTTCCAAACGTTCTTGTGTGTCGCGGCGATGCCCGCGGAGTTCTCGTTCCCTGGGGGCGCGGGGGAGTGGTGGCGCGAGCTGGAGGAGGTTCCGTGGCCGGTCGAGTGGTGCCTTCGGCTGCGGTCGGTCGACAACCAACAAGCGCAACGCAAGGTGCGGCGCCAGCACCGCCAACTCATCGCGCAGGTCAACGAGTATGACGGCGAAGTCACCGGCGCCCCTGAATCGTTGGCGAAGGCGATCGACGGGATCCGCGCCGAGGGCGCTGATCTGGACGCGAACCGGGCTGAGCGCGAGGGCCAAGGCACGGTGGTGTTCGCGCTCGGCGCCGACAACCTCGCCGAGTTGGAGGACCGCGCCGGGGCGCTCACGGCGATGTTCGAGCCGCTCGACTACGGCCTGGGCCGCCCCACCGGCGGCCAATCCGACCTGTTCACCGCGTTCTTGCCCGGCGCTGGGTCCCCGCGGGTGTGCCGTGACTACACGCAGTTCATGTTGTCGGGGTCATGGGCCGCCGGCGCCCCGTTCACGGCGAACCCCGTCGGGGACCCGACCGGCATGCTGCTTGGCGCGTCCGTTGATGCCGGGATCGAGACGCCGGTGCTGTTCGACCCGGCGTTTGGTCCGGCGATTGGGCGGTCGGCGTCGATCGGGGTTTGCGGCGGTCTTGGCGGCGGCAAGTCCTACCTGGCGAAACGGATCTTGTGGGCGACGGTCGCGCGTGGCGGCCAAGCCGTCACCGTCGACCGAACGCAGCGCGGCGAATACGTCGCGCTCGGCGCCGTCATCCCGGGCCGCACGCAAGTCGTGGAGCTCGGTGCGACCAGCGACGTGTGTTTGGACCCGATGCGGATCTTTGCCACACCCGCGGAGCGCGAAGCGGTCACCCTCGGGTTTCTGACCTTGTTGACCGGGTACGGCACCCAGACGGTCAAGGGTGACATCCTCGCCGAGGTCGCAGCCACCGTCGCCGCCCGACCAGACAGTCACCTCGCCGACGTCATCGCGGAGCTCGATGGGTTGGTGCGCCGCGGCGACGAGCCCGAGGCCCGCGAGATCGCCCGCCGGGTCCGCTCCCAAGCGACACGGCCGGGCGTGCAGGTGGCGTTCGGTGACGGCGACCGGCTCTGGCTGGACGCCGATTTCATCGTGTTCCACGCGGCGGGGCTGGTGTTGCCGGACCGGGACCACATGGTGCAACCGCAGTTGCGGGATCAGTTGCCGCCGGAGCAGATCGTGAACCTGGCGTTGTTGTATCTGGTCGCGGCGGTGCAACGGCACGTCTGTTTCGCGGATCCGAGCCGGTTCGCTGTCGCGAACTTCGATGAGGCCCACTACTTGACCGCTTCGCCGCAAGGGGAGCAGCTGCTCACCGAGCTGGTTCGCGACGGCCGCAAACATAACGCTGCTGCGTCCATCCAGTCGCAAGCGCCTCAAGACTTTCCGCAACGCCTGACTGAGCTTCTCGGGCCGCGGTTCGCGTTCCGGCAATTCGGCGCGGCCGCGGAGATGGCGCAACGGTTCATGGGTCTCGAACCCGCCGCCGAGCTCACCGACAAGCTCAGCGACGAGACCGCAATGGTGTCCGGGCGGTGCTTGTTCCGTGACGTCCGCGGCCGTCTCGCCATGATCCAAGTCGCCACGGACCCCCTCGCTGAGGTTCACGCCGCGCTCGAGACCAACCCCGCCCGACCCGCCGGTACGGCGCCCCGCGGACACCATGCGGTCGACGCGCCGGCGGCGCCGATCGTGTTCGGCCACGAACCGCATCTGCGGCAGCGCACCAAAGGCGACGCGGTGGCCGTTGGTGATCGCGCCGGGCCGTGA
- a CDS encoding type IV secretory system conjugative DNA transfer family protein, with amino-acid sequence MTGTSRHVHITPRLRLLPVVASRDWHTFMWGNTAPHARSGGSDEHADQLERIAVYTAVTVSGVVALLWLTGQVAALLCGHGWPTGSGAAGLHALARWPHHLADPPAAYPSHHPLAATPPALWWATLVALTVAGVVVGRIVWRRHRHRSGCDDNHWATAADLRGLTVRRATQGRLVMGRVGRRLVATEARHSLLVIGPTQSGKTSGLAVPALLEWEGPAVAVSVKTDLAEHTIGCRSRLGETWVYDPRQTTQLPAATWSPISAIDTWEDAIRVAGDLTEAGRSHSGDGMQQAGFWFGLAAQLLAPYLYAAARSERTMADVYQWILTHDHTVARATLTADGHPTALAQHDSMWNIGDQTASSVFVTLQEALRVYADGRVSASTATSDVTPADLFGTYRTLYVAAPAKDQQALQPLFSTLIGHVIDQAFAHVAASGRPLDPPLLVIVDEAANVAPMRNLAQIASTAAAQGIQLVTIWQDLAQIRDRYHQQANTVLNNHRGRLLLAGCGDQDTLQWASTTLGVTGPRRNGRRDTAARGDDRHDPLLTLDHARRMPGHHAVLLYGTHHPAKLRLRAWHKDRRLRSLAVTQQLR; translated from the coding sequence ATGACCGGCACGAGCCGGCATGTCCACATCACACCCCGACTCCGGCTCTTGCCTGTTGTGGCATCCCGGGACTGGCACACCTTCATGTGGGGCAACACCGCGCCACACGCCCGTTCGGGCGGGTCGGACGAACACGCCGATCAGCTGGAGCGGATCGCGGTCTACACCGCGGTCACGGTGTCGGGGGTGGTCGCGTTGCTGTGGCTGACCGGGCAAGTCGCCGCACTGCTGTGTGGGCACGGATGGCCAACCGGTTCCGGCGCCGCGGGACTCCATGCGCTCGCTCGATGGCCACATCACCTGGCCGACCCGCCCGCCGCGTACCCGTCACACCACCCGCTCGCCGCCACACCCCCAGCACTGTGGTGGGCAACCCTCGTGGCCCTCACTGTTGCTGGCGTCGTCGTCGGGCGGATCGTGTGGCGGCGCCACCGTCACCGGAGCGGCTGTGACGACAACCATTGGGCCACCGCCGCGGATCTGCGCGGTCTCACCGTCCGGCGCGCGACCCAAGGACGTCTCGTCATGGGCCGGGTCGGGCGGCGCCTCGTCGCCACCGAAGCCCGCCACTCTCTCCTCGTGATCGGCCCCACCCAATCCGGCAAAACCAGCGGCCTCGCCGTTCCCGCGCTGCTCGAATGGGAAGGCCCCGCCGTTGCCGTGTCCGTAAAAACGGACCTGGCTGAGCACACCATCGGCTGCCGGTCGCGTCTCGGCGAGACCTGGGTGTACGACCCCCGCCAAACCACCCAGCTCCCGGCCGCCACATGGTCGCCGATCTCGGCGATCGACACGTGGGAAGACGCCATCCGCGTCGCAGGGGATCTCACCGAAGCCGGGCGCAGCCACTCCGGCGACGGCATGCAACAAGCCGGGTTCTGGTTCGGGCTCGCCGCGCAACTCCTCGCCCCCTACCTCTACGCCGCCGCCCGCTCCGAGCGCACCATGGCTGACGTTTACCAATGGATCCTCACCCACGACCACACCGTCGCCCGCGCCACCCTCACCGCCGACGGCCACCCCACCGCCCTCGCGCAACACGACTCCATGTGGAACATCGGCGACCAAACCGCCAGCTCCGTGTTCGTCACGCTCCAAGAAGCCCTGCGCGTCTACGCGGACGGCCGCGTCAGCGCATCCACCGCGACCTCGGACGTCACTCCCGCGGACCTGTTCGGTACCTACCGCACCCTGTACGTCGCAGCGCCTGCGAAGGACCAGCAAGCCCTGCAGCCGTTGTTCTCGACGTTGATCGGCCACGTCATCGACCAAGCCTTCGCGCACGTCGCCGCGAGCGGCCGGCCCCTCGACCCACCCCTGCTGGTGATCGTCGACGAGGCAGCCAACGTCGCCCCCATGCGCAACCTCGCCCAGATCGCGTCGACCGCGGCTGCGCAAGGCATCCAGCTCGTCACGATCTGGCAAGACCTCGCCCAGATCCGAGACCGCTACCACCAACAAGCCAACACCGTGTTGAACAATCACCGAGGTCGTCTCCTGCTCGCTGGCTGCGGCGACCAAGACACCCTTCAATGGGCGAGCACCACGCTCGGCGTGACCGGGCCCCGACGCAACGGGCGTAGAGATACGGCCGCCCGTGGCGACGATCGGCACGACCCGCTCCTCACCCTTGACCACGCCAGGCGCATGCCCGGCCACCACGCCGTCCTCCTCTACGGCACCCACCACCCCGCCAAACTTCGCCTACGCGCATGGCACAAGGACCGTCGGCTCCGGAGCCTCGCGGTAACACAGCAACTGCGGTAG
- a CDS encoding TcpE family conjugal transfer membrane protein, whose product MTAERVECVTFTHARRHPMVLGKIGGWTMPWQLSVAQLVVLGVAYAVVFVARPLWAHLGPVNVLVLVAGPWVPAWLVRNGRVEGRDALRWLAGLGDYLAAPKHGECLGRRVRCPRPRSGGGWVRVGGR is encoded by the coding sequence ATGACCGCTGAGCGGGTGGAGTGCGTGACGTTCACGCACGCTCGTCGTCACCCGATGGTGTTGGGCAAGATCGGTGGCTGGACGATGCCGTGGCAGTTGTCGGTCGCGCAGCTTGTCGTCCTCGGCGTCGCGTACGCGGTGGTGTTTGTGGCGCGGCCGTTGTGGGCGCACCTGGGACCCGTGAATGTGTTGGTGTTGGTGGCGGGGCCGTGGGTGCCGGCGTGGCTGGTCCGCAATGGCCGGGTCGAGGGCCGCGACGCCCTGCGGTGGCTGGCCGGGCTCGGCGACTACCTCGCGGCACCCAAGCACGGTGAGTGTCTCGGCCGCCGCGTCCGCTGCCCCCGGCCTCGCAGCGGCGGGGGTTGGGTGCGGGTAGGTGGCCGCTGA